One stretch of Phycisphaerae bacterium DNA includes these proteins:
- the malQ gene encoding 4-alpha-glucanotransferase, producing the protein MLNQRASGILLHPTSLPGPHGIGDIGPEAYRFVDLLEKTGQSLWQVLPLGPTGYGNSPYMSFSAFGGNPLLISPDLLREEGMLAAEDLKDRPRFSEGRVEYESVIHYKYDLLEKAYRQFRQESSGRLPADFYSFCERNAFWVEDYALFMSLKEAHEQRVWSEWEESAARHVTASLARWRNELADRIQFRKFLQYIFFKQWCALKDYCHERNIRIIGDIPIYVAYDSAEVWANSHLFHLDEQGDPIVVAGVPPDYFSSTGQRWGNPIYRWEAMAERGFQWWIERFRMNFALADVVRLDHFRGFEAYWEVPASEETATNGRWARGPGAQLFYAVAEALERLGIEFDVIAEDLGVITPDVDELRDKMGFPGMRILQMAFGNDPKAADYKPHNYDKKCAAYTATHDHNTTAGWFTAEPGSQTTQTPQEIEAERRLAMEYVGSDGHEIHWDFIRLVLASVANTAIVPMQDLLGLGTESRMNRPGSASGNWEWRLHAGAVTSEVSDRLRELTNLYGRKQNSPDDPSPEK; encoded by the coding sequence ATGTTGAACCAAAGAGCCAGTGGAATCCTGCTACATCCCACGTCGTTGCCCGGTCCGCATGGAATCGGCGACATCGGTCCCGAGGCGTATCGATTCGTGGACCTGCTGGAAAAGACAGGCCAATCGCTCTGGCAGGTCCTGCCGCTGGGGCCAACCGGCTATGGCAATTCTCCTTACATGTCTTTCTCGGCCTTCGGCGGCAATCCCCTGCTGATCAGCCCGGACCTGCTGAGAGAAGAGGGGATGCTGGCTGCCGAGGACCTGAAAGACCGACCGCGGTTCTCCGAAGGCCGGGTCGAATATGAAAGCGTCATTCATTACAAGTACGATCTGCTGGAAAAGGCATACCGGCAATTCCGCCAGGAATCGTCCGGGAGGCTCCCGGCCGACTTCTATTCCTTCTGCGAGCGGAACGCCTTCTGGGTCGAGGATTATGCTTTATTCATGTCCCTCAAGGAAGCTCATGAACAGCGGGTCTGGTCGGAATGGGAAGAGAGCGCGGCCCGCCATGTTACGGCGTCGCTCGCTCGGTGGCGAAATGAGCTGGCCGATCGAATCCAGTTTCGAAAATTTCTTCAGTATATCTTCTTCAAACAGTGGTGCGCCCTGAAGGACTATTGCCACGAGCGGAACATACGGATCATTGGCGACATCCCGATCTACGTAGCCTACGACAGCGCAGAGGTTTGGGCCAATTCCCATTTATTCCATCTGGACGAACAGGGGGATCCCATCGTCGTCGCGGGCGTACCGCCCGATTATTTCAGTAGCACTGGTCAGCGATGGGGTAACCCGATCTACCGCTGGGAGGCCATGGCCGAGCGCGGATTTCAGTGGTGGATCGAGCGTTTTCGGATGAACTTTGCGCTGGCGGACGTCGTCCGCCTTGACCATTTTCGCGGCTTCGAGGCGTACTGGGAAGTCCCCGCGAGCGAGGAAACAGCGACCAACGGCCGATGGGCGAGGGGCCCGGGGGCGCAGTTGTTCTACGCCGTGGCCGAAGCGCTCGAACGCCTCGGCATCGAATTCGACGTCATCGCCGAGGACCTCGGCGTCATCACGCCGGACGTCGATGAACTCCGTGACAAGATGGGCTTTCCGGGCATGCGGATCTTGCAGATGGCGTTTGGAAACGATCCCAAGGCCGCGGATTACAAGCCTCACAACTACGACAAGAAGTGCGCGGCCTATACCGCAACGCACGATCATAACACGACGGCCGGGTGGTTCACTGCGGAACCGGGTTCACAGACGACCCAGACACCGCAAGAGATCGAAGCAGAACGCCGGCTCGCCATGGAGTACGTTGGCAGCGACGGGCATGAGATTCACTGGGATTTCATCCGCCTCGTGTTGGCGTCGGTAGCCAACACGGCGATCGTCCCGATGCAGGATTTGCTCGGATTGGGTACCGAGTCTCGGATGAATCGCCCCGGGAGCGCATCCGGTAACTGGGAGTGGCGACTCCACGCAGGCGCCGTGACGTCCGAGGTGAGCGACCGACTGCGGGAGTTGACGAATCTGTATGGGCGCAAGCAGAATTCCCCGGACGACCCGTCTCCGGAGAAATAA
- a CDS encoding methyltransferase domain-containing protein, whose protein sequence is MLTHTKPTSDVCSRRNGRDAPIIALPEPSLSLSQDAEWCVVRQGGSWRQIRFHDYAEIYGIPGLYEKLFYDILKCNSPQVVCGLLSAELRSSGSPPSNLRVLDVGAGNGMVGEELARMGVEFIVGTDIIREAASAAKRDRPDVYADYQVADLTDLDAHQSRKLRSHSFNAMTCVAALGFGDIPTAAFVTAFNLVCDGGWVAFNIKEDFLNGNDRSGFSGLIRTVADRGDFEICNQKRYQHRLSTSGEALHYVAVVGRKRRDIN, encoded by the coding sequence ATGCTTACACACACAAAACCGACCTCGGACGTCTGTTCACGGAGAAACGGCAGGGATGCCCCGATTATTGCCCTGCCGGAACCGAGTCTATCGCTATCACAAGACGCCGAGTGGTGTGTCGTTAGGCAAGGAGGCTCGTGGCGGCAGATCCGGTTCCATGACTACGCGGAGATATACGGGATACCGGGGCTTTACGAGAAGCTGTTCTACGACATCCTCAAATGCAATTCGCCCCAGGTTGTATGCGGGCTGCTGTCGGCCGAACTTCGGTCTTCGGGGTCGCCGCCGAGCAATCTTCGTGTGCTGGACGTCGGCGCGGGAAACGGGATGGTTGGCGAAGAGTTGGCACGCATGGGTGTCGAGTTCATTGTGGGCACCGACATCATTCGGGAGGCGGCGAGCGCCGCGAAGCGCGACCGGCCCGACGTGTACGCGGACTACCAGGTCGCGGACCTGACTGACCTGGACGCGCATCAGAGCAGGAAGCTGAGGAGTCACTCGTTCAACGCGATGACCTGTGTCGCGGCGCTGGGGTTCGGGGACATTCCCACGGCCGCATTTGTTACCGCTTTCAATCTGGTCTGCGACGGGGGCTGGGTCGCCTTCAATATCAAGGAAGATTTCCTGAACGGAAACGACCGGTCGGGGTTCTCGGGACTCATCCGGACCGTTGCCGATCGGGGCGACTTCGAGATTTGCAACCAGAAGCGCTACCAGCATCGGCTCAGCACGAGCGGTGAGGCTCTCCATTACGTTGCGGTCGTGGGTCGTAAGCGTCGTGACATCAACTAG
- a CDS encoding MarR family transcriptional regulator, translating into MTNELTVEEEIVQALRGIIRGVDHHSRQLYHAVGLTWPQLATLRAASRLGPCSLSRLAKEMRLSQATLSGIIHRLESAGFIERRPHDTDGRSTAISVTSGGLSALQSAPSLLQDRFRAELGKLKDWERLQTLASLKRIAEMMDVDTADASPILAIEPIPGPAPSGPETTFEKTPDSRVRENKNRRRPAVGHTT; encoded by the coding sequence TTGACCAACGAACTGACCGTCGAGGAGGAGATCGTACAAGCCCTGCGGGGGATCATTCGCGGCGTAGATCATCATTCCCGGCAACTTTATCACGCCGTGGGGTTGACTTGGCCGCAGCTGGCCACGCTTCGCGCCGCGTCACGATTGGGGCCGTGTTCCCTATCCCGCCTCGCGAAAGAGATGCGTCTGAGCCAGGCGACGTTGAGCGGAATCATTCACCGATTGGAAAGCGCCGGATTCATTGAGCGTCGGCCGCACGATACGGACGGGCGCAGCACGGCCATCTCGGTGACATCGGGCGGCCTGAGCGCCCTGCAAAGTGCGCCGTCTCTTCTGCAGGATCGGTTCCGTGCGGAACTGGGAAAGCTCAAGGACTGGGAGCGGCTTCAGACGCTGGCCTCTCTGAAGCGGATTGCCGAGATGATGGATGTCGATACGGCTGACGCGTCCCCCATCCTGGCGATCGAGCCGATTCCCGGCCCCGCGCCCAGCGGTCCAGAGACAACTTTCGAGAAGACACCCGATAGCCGTGTTCGCGAGAACAAGAATCGACGCCGTCCCGCGGTGGGACACACGACGTAG
- a CDS encoding hydroxyacid dehydrogenase codes for MRIGVFEVESWEREGLERLSESHDVRLTREPLRGRNAEEFSDIEVAVPFIYSQLDAPVLEKLPQLKLVSTRSTGINHIDADVCAARKITICNVPNYGENTVAEHVFALLLTISHKVHDAIDRTRKGDFSFEGLRGFDLAGKTIGVIGTGSIGEHVIRIALGFGMRVVAFDTRQRDDLARELGFEYKSLNDLLGKSDVITLHVPGSPKTQHMIGHEQFNQMKRGTVLINTARGSVVDTRAMMQALADGRLLAAGLDVLPEEPTVREEAELLHSMFQKEHDLEMLLADHVLLRQRNVYITPHTAFCTKEAVQRIIDVTVHNIGAFQRGDPQNVVVASS; via the coding sequence ATGAGAATCGGCGTATTCGAAGTTGAATCATGGGAACGGGAGGGACTCGAGCGGCTCAGTGAGAGCCACGATGTGCGCCTGACCCGGGAGCCACTTCGCGGAAGGAACGCGGAGGAATTCAGTGACATCGAGGTTGCCGTTCCCTTCATCTACTCCCAGCTCGACGCACCGGTGCTGGAGAAGCTACCGCAGCTCAAGCTCGTCAGCACTCGCTCCACCGGTATCAACCATATCGACGCGGATGTTTGCGCCGCCCGCAAAATAACCATCTGCAACGTGCCGAACTACGGCGAGAATACGGTTGCCGAGCACGTCTTCGCCTTACTCCTGACCATCAGCCACAAGGTTCACGATGCCATCGATCGCACGCGGAAAGGCGATTTCTCATTCGAGGGTCTCCGCGGGTTCGACCTTGCCGGCAAGACAATCGGGGTGATCGGCACCGGCAGCATCGGCGAGCACGTCATCCGCATCGCTCTGGGATTCGGAATGCGCGTCGTGGCCTTCGACACCAGGCAGCGCGACGATCTGGCGCGCGAGCTGGGATTCGAGTACAAGTCGCTTAACGATCTGCTGGGCAAATCCGACGTCATTACGCTTCATGTGCCCGGCTCGCCCAAAACGCAGCACATGATCGGGCACGAGCAGTTCAACCAAATGAAGCGCGGAACCGTTCTGATCAACACGGCCCGCGGCAGCGTGGTCGACACCCGTGCGATGATGCAGGCCCTCGCAGACGGGCGCCTCCTGGCCGCCGGCCTCGATGTACTCCCTGAGGAACCGACGGTCCGCGAGGAAGCCGAGCTGCTGCACTCGATGTTCCAGAAAGAGCACGACCTGGAAATGTTGTTGGCCGACCACGTGCTACTGAGGCAGCGAAACGTGTACATCACGCCTCACACGGCCTTCTGCACGAAGGAGGCGGTGCAGCGCATCATCGACGTGACAGTGCACAACATTGGCGCCTTTCAGCGTGGCGATCCGCAGAATGTGGTCGTAGCAAGTTCATAG